The Silurus meridionalis isolate SWU-2019-XX chromosome 6, ASM1480568v1, whole genome shotgun sequence genome contains the following window.
GCGGATCTTTTCCAACAGCTCTGTCTTCATGGTGTCAAACAGCAAGACTCTCTCACTCTGTGAGCACCAACACACACGAATTAGAGCGACACTTTCCCAGACGCCACCACCCAATCATTCTAGCTCTCAGGCTAATAGTgtttgcatgtgcatgtgtgcattttCTGTGCTTCCTGAATCGTGTTACCTCCAGATGTTGTTTTgctccctgaatctcacactcaTGCTTGTGTTTGATCACCTGAAGGCACAGCTCTCTGTAAACACCTGCAGAGAGCAACACACAGTGAGTACATTCAAATCTGCTCCAAATCTAGAATAAGCCCAAATGGGACTTGGGGTGGTGATTTAAAAACAAGAGGAACAGCAGTGACATTAAACATGAAAGAAGTGTTAGGATTAACTCTAGTTCATTTGTATATTTGGTAGAGGTAGACCGATTCAGCGGTTTTGCTAATCTGCACCAATATATGATCGCTGggactatcggcaaaaatccatacagattctttttttttcaggtcgcttttttgcttttttttcggGTAGCATCCGTTGCTTGAGCAGTTGAAAGGGTCTGCTGTCATTGCGAAAGCGGCCACTAGAGGGAaatcataattattttataaaataattaattatataataatgatataatatatagtataattaatttataactaattatatcattataataatatattcatactcttcattttcatgattcagtactctttttttgggggggtaaTAAAGTTTCAGCACTATTTTCCATGAAGTGCAAGGtttgtttttaatccatttttaaTCTTTTGATTAATTGGTTGTCGGCATGTAATCGGTATGGGTATAATCCGCTATCGGTTTACCTCTAATATTTGGTTCTCCAGCTTTGGAAGGTGTGTAGATTATTAGCACAGGAGCCTGGAACAAATAGATTTAATAGCTaggcttattttttttatattaacagtTGCCTgtcagaaaagtaaaaaaaaaaaaaaaagccctacTCTTTCCATACTTACAGCCAAAAGTGTCTGGACACctaataattacatttgtatCTGCTACAAAATTgaaagcacacaactgtataaatATTACGGATGTAACGATACACGCATTCGTACCAAAATTTGTCAATACAGGGCTTTCAGTTCGATCCatatgtgtaccgaatgcaatccatTTTACGTGCAGAACATAATTTAAATCTAAGTTCCCTTAAGAAACATATTAGATGGCGGCCCGCAATCTTTgctgtttgtttagtctccgcctcgtaCTTTaagtgcattattattattattattattattattattaataataataaactagaaaacatacacaacaatgccaggagtataaaaaaaagaaactagtcAGCGCAgcgtcactgtggctactcactccgtaccagAAATACGATTTCTTTTGTCCATGCATGAAAATGCCAAAGAATCCAAAGTGCTAGCGTAGttgctaaccaggaagtggcttaAGCTTTTTATGTCTAGCTTCAAAATTTttgttaaaaggaaaaaaatcctgacatgtccacatattgagggagtgaatgaatgaaggatggaagtgAAAAGGCATTTGTTTATtagttgtttatttaaacaatttaattgtttaatttagtgtattgctttaatttgttcacaaatgttaatattaaaaaacttataatttttttttcctttagcaTTTCTTCCCCTAAACGTACAGAAATTATGCTGAACCATAACTTataaaccgaggtacgtacaaaacagtgtattttgcacacacacacatagcaccAGAAACCAGATTGTGTTtaattgtctgtctgtgtgcatgGGTCAACCCTTGATCCCACTTTTAACTGAGTCAGTTTCTTTGCCATgcatgccattttttttatttatttttttttacacaagttGCCGATGTATTATTACCTGCTACCTGAGTGCGAAGCTGCATGTTTTTCTGAAGTATAGCCAGCGGCTCTCTGTACTCTCCTGCTTTTCCTGTCAGCACCTCATCCAGCTTTACTTTCACCTGGTCCAGTCGCTCACGAAATAACCTACACACAAGGGGAATAGCGGTGAGTAACCAGGGGCACAGAAGGCAGGATTATGGTGGTAGATGTGGCCATATGTGCACAACACTGTAAGAAATTATATAACTGCATGAGTGCATGGAAGCCAGTAAGGCTAAAACCAGACAAAATGTTTCATAGACAGAAAAGGATTTGCAGTGAATGTTGGAAGTGATCACAAGAGCCTGCTGTGAAAGCCATTAGTGTTACACGGCCAGAGTCAAATATCAGGTCATGCACTGGCTCCGATTAGAATCCTATTATTTAATGTTCTTTACTGTTCTTGGTTTAAATACCTAAGCTTGTAGGGATTTTTAAATAGGGGTGAATTTGAAGGGTTTTACTAGAACATTTACTGGTAACTAACCATAAATACACTAAATGCCCAGAAGTAAGTATGTGAAGTTTGGCATGGAAGAATTCGAATAGCAGGCACACTTTGATCTGAATTGCTGACTGTGCACCACCAGACCTCAACATCAGGGCcggacctcactaatgctcttgtagctgaatgtgCAAATCCCCAAAGCAGTATTCCAAAACTGGGCGGAAAACCTTACCACAAATGTAGCGGTTATTACAGTTAAAGGGAATTGaatgttaaattaaatgtaaatatgggTGTGGTGGTCAGGTATCTACAAACTATTGGCCATATAGAGTGCTTTAAAAATACACATGTATTATGACAACTTTAGGTTATAATTAATAGGATATTATTTATGAAACACAGCGGTTGAATTCTCAAATTGGGTCAACCAACACCCGGCAAAAGGTTACGATGACATCCGCCACATAGAAAAGATTACGTTAATACGAGGTGGTAagaaaaggttttgagactagttttccAACACACCAAAAGAGGTAGCACAAgactgcacgcacagtcacagggagcaccgacctttataagtcagtgtgccgaAAGACATTGGAAgttgtgcaactggtgctattctgaatATGAATCACTGATCCAGCGATTGTCATCACTATGATCTCGGCCCATACTTTGTGCAACATCTACTTTTGGCTTTTGTTTAACCTCAGGCTATATTCACGCTGATTTTAAAATTGGGGATTTGTATTAAAACATCCTTCAATCGGATCTTTACACCTCTCCAGAGTCCTCTTCGTTACAGGATGCCTGATAAAGATATTGGGAACATGGCCCTTTTCTTTAATCTATTTCTGTCGATAAACGCAGCACGATCTGTTCAGTTTCCTAAaatatcatctctctctctctctctctctctctctttggttTTAGGTTTATCCACTAAGTCTTAAAAGGATGATGAAGCTGAGAGACAGAGCTCACTCTGGCTTTCCAGACCAATCCAGAAATCTTCAGATCATGTCATGTGGTTCTGAAAACTCCATTAAACAAGGCAGTCTTACTTTTCTTTGAGTTCCAGGAACTGCTTCTCCAGATCAGACATCTCATCCAGACACTCCATTCTCCTCCTCTCACAATCTTCATCATCAATCTCTGACAGAAGATTACAGAAACACTCATTAGATGGGATACAACATTCTTGTGATAGAACATTAAAACACTACTTTTACACTCATCTGCGATTAGCTTCTCGATCGGCTCTCTGCACGAAGAGACCTGATCTTCAATCAGCATAAGAGCCCCTTCAGCTTCGATACTCTAATAAGTGCTTTACCTGaactctcctcttcttcctcctcatcttcctctgCTTCACTGTCCTCCAGGTCACTGTCTCGCTcctctccactctcctccatcGTCTCCTCGGCCTCTCCTCCCTCCTGCTCCCTCTCCTCCTCTGTCTCTCCGTTGGCGTGAGGCACCTCGGAATCAGGCTCCGTTTCCATTTCCTCTTCTGTTTCACGCGGAGCAGGCTGGGCTGGCATCACTGCTGCGCTCGCCCTTAATTTACTGCGTATTGAATCGGAACACGGTATATCGTTAGGATAAAAGGCAACACCCTCACCGACATTACTGCCGAATTTACAACGTTTAAAATGAAACGCACTTTTGGACCCACAGCAGATATCCTTTACAATAAGCCCAGTGAGGGAGACGACGACTACAACCAAGCTGAAGTCCCATCAGCTAAAGTGCAAAATAAATCTGCTTTAAATTATTACACATTGGCTAGATTCCACATCACGTGGTTGGTCGAGACCCCAGTGctgctgaattctgattggtcagaaatcATTTGTGTGCAATTGTTTTATAGTAATGTTTCCTGCCAGAGGTGTTTATTTGGCAACTGTTGGAAAGACTTGCCTTTACAGTCAAAGCTAAAGCTGTAGCCTTCTCTgagggttttgttttttctctcttataTGACAAGCTCGAAGAGTGATgtgatgtttatatttaaactttTGTACATATTCTTAGCATATCACTTGGTATAACATGTATAAAACCCTTCAATGCATGCCGTTATAAGAGAATTTACTTCAGAGTAGTAACAGTAACTCTcccattgtgttttattagttattaaatgtaataaatattgttttatactCCTCATGTATACGCTTTTTAAGATCAGCATTAGATCAGATTTGACTCAGTTTAGTATaaaacttttaataatgaacattaaatgttaattaattaacagATTAAAATATAACCAGTATAAAATCAGTCCATATTAGTTTATTCCCAATGACCTCTTTTCTAATACAGTGCACTGATGTATTTCATGTAAACATGTTATTACATATGATAGATTTATGCACAAGAACTCAAGACTTTTTTTATACGGCCGTTGACTGGTTTACTAATGTCCTGCTTTATCGCTGCAGTTTTGCCAGACGATGAACAATGAAGCCGTCAGTTGGTATTTCTACTACAGGTTGCCATGGCAACTTTTAATTAGTGAATGGCGCAAAATTTTTGACAACAAATCAGGAGACTGATCAGATGTACTCGGATGTATTGCCTTCATGCCTACTTGCAGGTGCTGCACCACGTTTACATAAAACTTTTCTGATCTTAGTTTAGCCTGTGTCTCTAGCGCTCCATGAAAATAAATGGTCCCTGTAATGACAAATGTATTACATGCAAAGTGTTAATTTTTTACTAATCTCATTGAACGTAACAGAATATACTGATAAAGTAAAGTTGGATGTACTGTGTCCAGTCACATGAGGCAAACTGTACGTGTTATATTTCTCTTCGGTTTTAGAAGTAGCTTCAATAGCgcctcaacaaaaaaaaaaaaaaaaaaagaaaacaagtgcTTATAAGAAAACTTAGTGTATGGAAAAGCAATGCAGACATGATAAAGTTTTTCTAGAGGGCAGATCTCTATACCTTTTCATTGTGGAATGGGAGCTGTTGCAACTTAATCGCTCTAGCCTTTTTCgtaattaatatttgaataCTAGGTTTGTTCCAGCAGATCATAATTTCTCTTCTCACCTAGGGAAATAATGTTACATTTCCAAGACACCTCCAGTCATTCTGTCGCTGCAATTCGTTATGTTTTAAACACCCCTTAAGGGAAAGTAGGAACATCTTGTGTAAAGTCCCTCATGCCGATCAACAgaacatttatacattaaacCAGAACTGTATCAGAAAATGTGTCAGAATTGCTCTGAAGCTGATCCCAGGAATTAAAGTAACTAGCATTTTccataatgcattttaatggaaaataaatacatgtaagtgtattggtgtgtgtgcataaatattagggatgcacctgCTCCACTTTTTTCACAAAGACACCCTGACAACAAGAATAGATTTTTCCAAGAACAGGATATATgaatctatacacacacctgtgaaCAAGGTACTGCAGCATCTGCTAAATCTGTTatgcatattattatttttttttcctatgtgGTTTCGATCACCATTTGATGGATCTTGTGAAACCCAGGATtcataaacatttcaaaaagCATTTTATGTAGAATTCATCTGGAATTACTGAAATATTGGTTTACTTAATGGATGTGCCTGTTCTTATCAATCTTATTATTCGTAGTAGTATGTAGTGGTGATAGTTAGTAatagtggtgatgatagtgGTTGGTATTACTAGTAGGTGTAATAGTAGTTGTGGTTGTATAAAAAGTCTTGTAGAAGTAAGTAGTgggtggtggtagtaatagCGGTGGTAGAAGTACTGGTGGAATTGTATGATGGTAGTTAGTAGTGGTAGatgtagtagtggtggtggaagTATATAGTGGTAGTTAGAAGTGGTAGTGAAAGTTCTGGTGGAGGTATatagtggtagtaatagtggtgGTGGAAGTACTGGTGGAAGTATATAGTGGTAGTGAGTagtggtagttgtagtagtggtggtgaaAGTACTGGTGTAAGTATATAGCGGTAGTAATAGTGGTGGTGAAAGTACTGGTGGAGGTATATAGTGGTAGTTAGTAGTGGTGGTGAAAGTACTGGTGGAGGTATATagtggtagttgtagtagtggtggtgaaAGTACTGGTGGAGGTATATagtggtagttgtagtagtggtggtgaaAGTACTGGTGTAAGTATATAGCGGTAGTAATAGTGGTGGTGAAAGTACTTGTGGAGGTATATAGTGGTCGTTAGTAGTGGTAGTTGTGGTGGTGAAAGTACTGGTGGAAGTTTATagtggtagttgtagtagtggtggtgaaAGTACTGGTGGAGGTATATagtggtagttgtagtagtggtggtgaaAGTACTGGTGGAAGGAAGTAGTGGGTAGTGGGTAGTGGATGTGGGTGATGGTGGAGGTAGTTTGTGGTAATGAGAAGTAGCAGTATTAGTAAGTAGTAGTATATAAACTATTTTTTGCACCCACATTCAGCTGTGTAGATCGTTGTGTAGTTACACAATGTTTGCACACATTTGTACACGTGCTCTTTGTGTAGTCCTGTGTGTAGCTCTACTAGTTCTAGTTCTATTAGTTTTGTGTTCTTCTGTGTTAATGTTTCATCTAGCACTTGGTCTAGAAGAGCGTTGCTCtgcttcactgtgtactgtactgtatacagctgaaatgacaataaagccacCTGACTTTAGTCTTCTCCAAAGATCAGTATCTCGAGAactagtaataaataataaaacctgTCTTTATTCCTTCATCAGTGTACATTACCACCGTGCAGCTTTGTCTCACTGACCTCATGGCCTCCATTAATGAGGGGTTTTGGCCTCAGTAATGGCAACCTTTTAACAACCCTAAATGCCCTAATTGTtgttttgatggttttggacCCTCCGGCCTGCACAATCTGCACGATACGACTGTAAAGAAGAAGGACGTTCCTTCGTAATGTACTAATGTAAGTGAGAACAACATGCTGATGGTTTAATTCACTCTTTATGTCCGTGTTTCGAATCGACGTCCGAGTGTGCGTGTGCTGCGTTGTGTCCGTCATTCACTCAAACACTCCGTGATAAAGCGAGCCCCTGGAGGCTGGAGCGCCGAGTACACGACTCGAACCCCGGTACTGTTAACAgcatccagagagacttacctCGGCCGTCTGTGCGTGTTTATACGCTGCGTAGTTGCAGATTTGCGCCTGGACGTGTTCTATCAACTGGTGCAACTTCGACTTCCTCGGGATTTGCGCTGCTCGCTTTCGTCGGCCATGTCGTCCACCAagtcagccaatcagagcgcaACGCTCGATCCCCGCCGTCCAATAGGATCGTTAGAATTGTACATCGCTGGCTCACCGATTAAAACTGAAACCCAGAATCGTCCAATAGGGCTTtagatatgttttaaaaaaaaaaaaaaaaaaaagccgacTCTCTAACAGGATTTACTTTTCGGGAACTTCCGCCGGAAGAGATCAAGTTATATTTACTATCTTACATCACATAATATTGTGAATTCATTTATGTGCTCAAAGACACGCGTCAGTGTCAAATATATAACATCATTCAattgaatgttttattaatgtgttatTAATTTATGTTCAATTCAAAGGACTTTCCCCCAAACAAATGCCTTTAGGCTGCAGTTCTAGTTCTCCAGATACAAATCTGCATGCAGGGATTCCCAAAGCAGCAGAGCCAAAGCATACAAGCCTTTTAGATTTTGATAGAGACCATTCGAGAGattattcattttcagtatcTATTTTATCCTAACCAGTGTCGCAGTTGCGacttcatatacactgtgtaaaaaGTACCTGGACACATGAATTTAATATATGCATTTACATGCGACATATACATTAGAgcactgtaaaatactttttaagaagctggggtcaaagtgcAGTGTCAGCCATGATAAACATGGCCCTTAAAAGTTTCGTTAagagcccaggagtggcagcttggcgtgACTGGGGCTCAAACACTGGCCTTCTGATCAGTATTCCACATGTAGTTACCCAGTTCTGTCATAATTGGCAGTTTTCTGGGGGGTGGACATTGCTGTCACTCATTagtcagacactgatgtcaTGCATGGGGAACTGGGGAAAATCAGTGTTCAAGTTCATcctaaaagtgttcagtagCATTGAGGTCTACATTTCTACACCAACCTTGGCAAGAATGTCATTTATTTGTAAACcagcacaggggcattgtcatgctgggaaaatatttggacaccttTTTAACAGAGTTGTAACAATGCAGCATAGAAAGACAATTCTGTGCAAACAGAAGTTTGATTAAGACTTGGATATGAGTTTAGTGGTCTCTGCAAATATTTGACCATTATTGTGTAGATTGTAAAATACACCTGTACTGATAAAATCcatagatttgtttttgttctgttaaTTGGGGCTCACCGATTGTAAATATTTTGGGAGccatttctcttaaaaaaaaaaaataaataaaatatatattcatgacAAGTAAAAGATGTCTTAGTTaaccaaaaataattaaaacaactAGGACCATGTGACTggttatatgaaaataattccCGTTTTGCAGAAGTGCATTATTATCCAAAGTTTTATGCTGGATAATAATGATTCATTCACCGTGCTTCCATTGAATTATTCTGCAAGCACaatctattttaatttttaacctgTAGTGAGCATTGCTAATAACCTAGTCTTTTTCTCAAGTGAACATGCAATATGTCTTGTGCTCACCTTTGAGTGGCTCCGCGTTTCTCCATTGTATAATTTACATGCAAATGTGCATCACAAATCAAACAACACGCACAGCAAATGAtgtttaacaatattttttttttattaaagttgcATAAAATTGAACACACCCAGGAAACTAACAAATTATTGCTACATTTTCTCATAATTGCCCCCCACCCCTAAAATATGACCTTCAATCACATCACAAACTAATGTCAAATGCCTGCACTTTATCAAAAGCATCATCTGTCTTATTAAATTTAGTTAGCATATTATGTGTGCtgttgtagagaaaaaaaaatcaacagctTCACCTGGTACAATTCACACACTAATAAAACGAATGACTccgttttattttatatacacctAAAAACGACTGTTCTCCACACgtattcaccttttttttttcttatagtaAACCGAAGTCAAGGAAAGTACAGTGAGGAGATTTTTAACCCTATAGCCTAAAAAATTCCAATTGCTCTTTTCTATATTTTCCAAATGAATACCTCCAAGTATTTGGTTTTTGTAACATAGCATATGTACTAAGGCAACGTCTGATATAGAAAAGGGTTTCTTACTGAGAGCGGATGAGGGCTGGATGGATAGAGGAAGATCGCAAAATAAACAGAAGCGTTCAGAGGGACTCTCTCTGTCTTGTACATCATGTATGCCCTGATCATGCGGAGttcaaattaaaatacaaactaGCATATACCATTTAAGAGGCTGTGCATTCGTTTGTGGAAATTGaacaaatgtgtgtaaaatggaGGATTGAAAATGAAGCCTCTTAGTCCTCTGACAGACGTGGAATATGCGATTAGCCCTATTAACATTGTGTTTAATCAGCTATGAGAAAAGAAGCAGATGGCTTTCTGGGTAAGATGATTTAGCAGAatcaaatgaaaacattaatTGGGATCTTATAAACTGGCAGACCTCACGGCAAGCCGCGAGACCCTCCAGCACGCCGTCATCTCCCTCTGTGCCCCACATGCTATCGTGTGcacatctgtgtgtgagtgtggggctTAATAACCACAGCTGTGGTGTGTGGTACATGTTCCCACTAATCCCTGAGGGGGGTGACGCCCGTCTGtctgagtgtgagtgtatgcgGGTGCGGGTTTCTGTCTATGTGGGTTGCAATgtctcttttataaaaaaaaaaaaaaaaaaaagccttttaaaATAGCTTTTCCACCACCATCcccctcatcctcatcattccCATTAAAGATCTATCATCGCAAAGCACTTTCATGTTgaatgggaaaagaaaaaaatatttttgataaaaaagATTAAGATAAAACAAGGGAATACAtaagaataaaaacaacaagGCCACATAAAACTTACTATATCGCAGTGTGGGTCATAATAATTCCAGAGAACTACAAACAGTACGTTTGTTGTCCACTAGGGACAAAATTTCATTCACCTAATACCTAAAATATGTAGAAATATATTGCTAGGATTTCTACAAATGCCTCAAAACAACAAGGTAATCGTTTCCccttatagaaaaaaaaatatataccataAAGttaacaaaaatgaacaaaacaaaaataagccCTGCTTATAAGAATCTGATTGGCTAGATTCCCCAGTCCCATCACTTCTCCCTCTGCCTCATGCGATTGCTTGAGAACCTGGTAAAACAGAGGAAGAAGCTGCGATTGGCTGGGGGAGGGTTAGAAGGAGGAGCCGAGGCTGTGAGTGTATCATTTCTTCTGAGGTGTGCTGAGCTTCTGCATGCCACGGATTTTGTCAAGCAGCTCGACTACAAAGTCCTGTAGGGGAAAACGAAGGACAAAACACAATCAGCTTTTCAAAAGATACACAGAGAAATCTGGGATGCAAATACAGTGTGCATTTGGTTGTGTATATCATACCTGTACTAAAGTGCTCAAACATATTTGTTAGGGTTGGGGagtatacaaatattaatataattagagGCTTTTGGATAATTTTGGTCACTATTACTAACTGTATATAGAATCAACAGTTTTTATCAGGTTTtcttgttaaatatttaattgttccACTGTAAACAACTCAGTAACCCAGACACAGTGTGTCTGTTCAAATACatgattttattcatattttatttatgaaaaatgtctTCCCTTTGTATGCATGATAAAAGAAAATCTAGAACAAACCaagtcaaaatatttaaacatataaaaactgaattatataaaaaaatatcctaaATGACATATGTATTCTAACTTGCTGCTAAAAAAGATGCTTACTTCAGTAGGTTTGTAACAGTCCACCAGCAGATCCtgtgaacaaacagaagaaatatTGCATTAGTAAGATCACTTCTTCCTGAAACTATTGCAAAATAATAGGATGACATGGGTAGAGGATGTAAGTGGTAGGACCTTAACACGTGCAGCTCGATCCTTATCGCTCTCCATGTCCAATAACTCATCCACATCTATCTCCAGTTCAGGAATTGCCTCTTCCTGtagggtgcacacacacacacacacacacacacacacacacacacacacacacacacacacacacacacacacacacacacacacacacacacacagagacacaaaccCAGTGGTAAGAGTCCTGCACATGTGATTTGTGCCAAACAAAAATAACAGGCTCGAGTGATTAAATCTCATGGAGGATTAAATAACCCTTGCCATATAAACAGTGTAGTGGCACCAGCTCACCACAAGAGGTCTCTGTTATGAAGTTGATCAAGTACAACATGCAAAAGTCTAGCCTGATGTCATCTTTACAGTGTAGAACTGTAACAAACCACGTGGCCAGTTTGCGGACAATTCACCAACACGCTGGTGTGAACATCCcaattcagatttatttctgTGATTCACTCTTGTGTGAAGGATTTCCACTCGAACATGGCTGTGGTGatttgcttattcagccacTCTTGGTAAACTTGGCAATTCAAGTCTTTATGATTGTCACTTACTATGCAGGGGTACAGTTGTGCTAGTACATGTTTGAGCCTATTTTCATTGAAGGTTAATTATAATGCTacagcattcaaagacatcctatataacTGTATGCTTCCAGCTTGGGGAGAACCAAATATGGATGCGAcgaccaggtgtccacatacatttggCAT
Protein-coding sequences here:
- the brms1 gene encoding breast cancer metastasis-suppressor 1 isoform X1 translates to MPAQPAPRETEEEMETEPDSEVPHANGETEEEREQEGGEAEETMEESGEERDSDLEDSEAEEDEEEEEESSEIDDEDCERRRMECLDEMSDLEKQFLELKEKLFRERLDQVKVKLDEVLTGKAGEYREPLAILQKNMQLRTQVAGVYRELCLQVIKHKHECEIQGAKQHLESERVLLFDTMKTELLEKIRRLEEDKQSVDITSAFPFVSEWWSDEVRTKKCKKRNLLSQLERKKKPALVSGPYIVYMLRDIDILEDWTAIKKAKAALIPMKKKSDSRQLSVRCEGGTLFYEGERFSKGNTVLLEVNDESPAQAVITAVSAGEVWFKRTDGSKTKIYISQLQKGKYTISRA
- the brms1 gene encoding breast cancer metastasis-suppressor 1 isoform X2; amino-acid sequence: MPAQPAPRETEEEMETEPDSEVPHANGETEEEREQEGGEAEETMEESGEERDSDLEDSEAEEDEEEEEESSEIDDEDCERRRMECLDEMSDLEKQFLELKEKLFRERLDQVKVKLDEVLTGKAGEYREPLAILQKNMQLRTQVAGVYRELCLQVIKHKHECEIQGAKQHLESERVLLFDTMKTELLEKIRRLEEDKQSVDITSEWWSDEVRTKKCKKRNLLSQLERKKKPALVSGPYIVYMLRDIDILEDWTAIKKAKAALIPMKKKSDSRQLSVRCEGGTLFYEGERFSKGNTVLLEVNDESPAQAVITAVSAGEVWFKRTDGSKTKIYISQLQKGKYTISRA